The following coding sequences lie in one Arachis ipaensis cultivar K30076 chromosome B05, Araip1.1, whole genome shotgun sequence genomic window:
- the LOC107641990 gene encoding CLIP-associated protein-like, producing the protein MLVEMLKTQKDAMESSVEIVIEKLLNVTKDRVPMVSNEAEHCLNIVLSQHDPFRCLSVIVPLLVTEDEKTLVTCINCLTKVMIKFCFK; encoded by the exons ATGCTTGTTGAAATGCTTAAAACCCAG AAAGATGCCATGGAAAGTTCAGTCGAAATTGTTATTGAAAAGCTGCTTAATGTAACAAAGGATAGAGTTCCTATG GTCTCAAATGAAGCAGAGCACTGCCTGAATATTGTTTTATCCCAGCATGATCCATTCAGATGTTTAAGT GTTATTGTCCCCCTATTGGTTACTGAGGATGAGAAAACTCTTGTTACTTGCATAAATTGCTTGACAAAGGTAATGATCAAGTTTTGCTTTAAATGA